Proteins encoded in a region of the Candidatus Poribacteria bacterium genome:
- the dxs gene encoding 1-deoxy-D-xylulose-5-phosphate synthase, translated as MFLEKINSPADLKKLEIDELKALAEEMRAYLLAVLSQHPGHFAPNFGTVELAVALHKVFDTPRDKVIWDIGHQAYPHKLLTGRRESFSTLRQSGGISGFLSRAESEYDVFGAGHSSTSIAAALGIATARDLTNENYKVVAVIGDGGLTGGMAFEALNAAGDFKNDMVIILNDNNMSISATVGAFSKHFHKLTSSPHYNFLRSGVKELLNLIPADATQVARKIEASLKPGTLFEEFGFRYFGPLDGNDLEALIPVLTGIRSLSGPILLHVVTEKGRGYTPAEEDPVGFYSVSGPFNLETGKTIKPKSTTPAYTEVFSRTLIELAKRDARIVGVTAAMPGGTGLDKFADAFPSRCFDIGLAEQCAVTFAGGLAAQGMRPVAAIYSTFLQRSYDQVLHDVCIQNLPVIFALDRAGLVGADGPTHHGVFDLAYLRSIPNMVVMAPKDENELQSMVKTSLVYEDGPIAFRYPRGTGIGVKIAAEPKALPIGKSEVVREGEDVLVLAIGNRVYPALEAAQTLADSGISATVVNARFVKPLDTATILPLAERIGKVITIEDGVVMGGFGSAVLEALAAAGIKDVQVTNLGIPDDFVEHGDVQYLYALCQCDADAIVRTAKAMQQQE; from the coding sequence ATGTTCTTAGAAAAAATCAATAGTCCGGCAGACTTGAAAAAACTTGAGATCGACGAACTCAAAGCACTTGCTGAAGAGATGCGCGCCTATTTATTGGCGGTGCTCTCACAGCATCCAGGACATTTCGCGCCGAACTTCGGAACCGTCGAATTGGCGGTAGCATTACATAAAGTGTTCGATACCCCACGCGACAAAGTCATCTGGGACATCGGGCATCAAGCATATCCGCATAAGCTGCTTACTGGAAGGCGAGAGTCGTTCTCAACCCTCCGACAAAGTGGGGGTATCAGTGGGTTCCTCAGCAGAGCCGAGAGTGAATACGATGTTTTTGGTGCCGGGCACTCCAGCACCTCCATCGCCGCCGCGTTAGGCATCGCCACTGCGCGAGACCTTACCAATGAGAATTACAAAGTCGTTGCTGTTATCGGAGACGGTGGATTAACAGGCGGTATGGCATTTGAAGCGTTGAACGCTGCCGGCGACTTCAAAAACGATATGGTCATCATCCTCAATGACAACAACATGTCTATTTCAGCGACTGTCGGTGCATTCTCAAAACATTTTCATAAACTCACAAGTTCACCACACTATAACTTCCTCCGCTCTGGTGTCAAAGAATTGCTCAACTTAATACCGGCAGATGCAACGCAAGTTGCGCGCAAAATTGAGGCTTCATTGAAACCGGGTACTCTCTTTGAGGAATTCGGGTTTCGCTACTTCGGTCCACTTGATGGAAACGATTTAGAGGCGTTAATACCGGTCCTGACTGGGATTCGCAGTCTCTCCGGTCCCATCTTACTCCATGTTGTAACCGAAAAGGGGCGCGGCTATACGCCAGCAGAGGAAGACCCTGTTGGGTTCTATAGTGTGAGTGGTCCCTTCAATCTGGAGACGGGAAAAACAATCAAACCGAAATCCACAACACCCGCCTACACGGAAGTCTTCAGCCGAACCTTGATTGAGTTAGCGAAACGCGATGCGCGAATCGTCGGTGTAACAGCAGCGATGCCGGGTGGTACCGGACTTGATAAGTTTGCCGACGCGTTTCCGAGTCGATGCTTTGACATCGGATTGGCAGAGCAGTGCGCTGTCACCTTTGCGGGCGGACTTGCTGCACAAGGGATGCGTCCCGTCGCCGCCATCTATTCTACTTTCCTTCAACGGAGCTACGACCAGGTCCTACACGATGTGTGCATCCAAAACCTTCCAGTTATCTTCGCTTTGGACAGAGCCGGACTTGTAGGGGCGGACGGACCAACACACCACGGCGTTTTCGATTTGGCATATCTCCGCTCTATTCCAAACATGGTCGTCATGGCACCGAAAGACGAGAACGAATTACAATCTATGGTAAAAACCTCTCTGGTCTACGAAGATGGTCCCATTGCGTTTCGTTACCCGCGCGGCACCGGCATAGGCGTAAAGATTGCTGCGGAACCGAAGGCATTACCGATCGGAAAAAGCGAAGTCGTTAGAGAAGGTGAAGATGTCCTTGTGCTCGCTATTGGCAACCGAGTTTATCCCGCGCTTGAAGCTGCACAGACCTTAGCGGATTCAGGCATTTCCGCGACGGTTGTAAACGCACGCTTCGTAAAACCGTTAGATACTGCAACGATCCTTCCGCTTGCAGAACGCATCGGTAAGGTAATTACGATAGAAGATGGTGTGGTGATGGGCGGTTTCGGGAGTGCAGTTTTGGAAGCACTCGCTGCAGCGGGTATCAAAGACGTGCAGGTTACGAATCTCGGTATTCCAGACGATTTCGTTGAGCATGGGGATGTCCAGTACCTCTATGCCCTATGCCAATGCGATGCCGATGCAATCGTCCGTACAGCAAAGGCAATGCAACAGCAAGAGTGA
- the xseB gene encoding exodeoxyribonuclease VII small subunit, which translates to MTFEEKLTKLTQIVEQLEEGNQLPLEDSLKLFEEGIGLAVSCRQMLENAEQRIENVLETDNS; encoded by the coding sequence ATGACATTTGAAGAAAAACTCACAAAACTAACACAGATTGTTGAACAGCTCGAAGAAGGCAACCAACTACCGCTTGAGGACTCCCTCAAACTCTTTGAGGAAGGCATCGGTTTGGCTGTATCGTGCAGGCAGATGCTTGAAAACGCAGAACAACGCATAGAAAACGTTCTCGAAACAGATAACTCTTAA
- the xseA gene encoding exodeoxyribonuclease VII large subunit, whose translation MQLEFSMPTRTVRSVSEITDLLKNLIEQHPHLQKVWVQGQVSNCRRAGSGHTYFTLKDANSQISCVLFRSSAARLRFLPRDGEEVLVQGRIGIYAPQGSYQITVNAVEPLGIGALQRAFEELKQQLAEEGLFDAEYKKPVPKFPQKIGVITSATGAAFQDICEQLRKRYPLAEVLLHPTLVQGDGAPEGIAQAIEIMNQRDDIDVLIVGRGGGSIEDLWAFNEERVARAIFAATIPVVSAVGHETDFTIADMVADHRAPTPSAAVEHIVPDQDELFAQLDGLDTWLREITKNRLQGHKTRIQELETRLAPTRRKDAIYQLYQTVDTLEAACRTAAERRRTDSERELHTLAQRLNALSPLATLQRGYSISRKTDGKILTSTEQVSIGDRIEVQLAQGHLACRVEELLDEDHQMEIKHDI comes from the coding sequence ATGCAATTAGAATTCTCGATGCCAACAAGGACTGTCCGTAGTGTCAGTGAAATAACAGATTTGTTGAAAAATCTGATAGAGCAACACCCACATCTTCAAAAGGTATGGGTGCAAGGTCAGGTTTCAAATTGTAGGCGCGCAGGTTCTGGACATACCTATTTCACGCTCAAGGATGCGAATAGTCAAATCAGTTGTGTTCTCTTCAGGAGCAGTGCGGCCCGACTTCGGTTTTTACCACGTGATGGCGAAGAGGTGCTGGTCCAAGGACGGATCGGTATCTACGCCCCTCAAGGGTCATACCAAATTACGGTTAATGCCGTAGAGCCGCTTGGAATCGGCGCGTTGCAAAGAGCCTTTGAGGAATTGAAACAGCAACTCGCCGAAGAAGGTTTGTTTGATGCCGAGTACAAAAAGCCGGTGCCAAAATTTCCGCAGAAAATCGGCGTGATTACCTCTGCAACAGGTGCAGCGTTCCAAGACATCTGCGAGCAACTTCGCAAACGCTATCCGTTAGCCGAAGTGTTGCTGCATCCGACCCTTGTCCAAGGCGATGGGGCACCAGAAGGAATTGCGCAGGCAATTGAGATAATGAATCAGCGAGACGATATAGATGTGTTAATCGTCGGACGCGGGGGGGGTTCGATTGAGGACCTTTGGGCATTCAACGAAGAACGTGTTGCGCGCGCAATCTTTGCCGCTACGATTCCGGTTGTGTCTGCTGTCGGACATGAAACGGATTTCACAATCGCTGATATGGTTGCTGATCATCGCGCCCCAACCCCATCAGCAGCAGTTGAACATATTGTTCCAGACCAGGACGAACTTTTCGCACAACTTGATGGACTCGACACGTGGCTTCGCGAGATAACGAAAAACCGACTGCAAGGACATAAGACACGTATACAGGAACTTGAGACGCGGCTTGCACCAACGCGGCGCAAGGATGCAATATATCAGTTGTATCAGACAGTGGACACTTTAGAGGCTGCTTGTCGTACCGCAGCAGAACGCCGACGTACCGATAGCGAACGCGAACTCCATACACTCGCACAACGTCTAAACGCCCTAAGTCCATTAGCCACATTGCAGCGCGGATATAGTATCAGTCGAAAAACAGATGGTAAAATCCTAACATCAACCGAACAGGTATCAATAGGCGACAGAATTGAGGTGCAATTGGCACAGGGACATCTCGCTTGTCGCGTTGAGGAATTACTGGACGAAGATCATCAAATGGAGATCAAACATGACATTTGA